A DNA window from Arachis hypogaea cultivar Tifrunner chromosome 18, arahy.Tifrunner.gnm2.J5K5, whole genome shotgun sequence contains the following coding sequences:
- the LOC140181390 gene encoding uncharacterized protein: protein MVKELSKQFEEVTVQHVPRERNTRADLLSKLASMKPGTGNRSLIQGITREPVVALHLTKISPSWMDPITNFLESDNLPGDEKEAKMLRREAAKYTVIQGQLFKKGLSQPLLKCLHPDQTDYVIREVHEGCCSHHIGGKALARKLI, encoded by the coding sequence ATGGTTAAAGAACTGAGCAAACAGTTTGAGGAGGTCACGGTCCAGCACGTCCCAAGGGAAAgaaacacacgggcagacctcctatccAAGCTAGCGAGCATGAAACCAGGAACTGGCAACCGCTCCCTCATTCAAGGCATCACGAGAGAACCAGTGGTTGCCCTCCACCTGACCAAGATAAGCCCCTCCTGGATGGACCCCATCACCAATTTCCTGGAAAGCGACAACCTCCCTGGAGACGAGAAGGAAGCTAAAATGTTAAGAAGGGAGGCTGCCAAATACACAGTCATACAGGGCCAACTATTCAAAAAGGGACTTAGCCAACCTCTGCTGAAATGCCTACATCCCGATCAGACGGACTACGTGATCAGAGAAGTCCACGAGGGGTGCTGCAGTCACCACATCGGGGGtaaagccctagcaaggaagctcatcTGA